The window AGGtaatattttgtttagtagTTTTCCTGACACCAACCCTAACTCATTTGTTATGGCTGTTTCAATGGAGGCTGctatctttttttgtcttcaaaacTTTTATCATTAATcagcctttttattttgttctcaaACGTCCTTGACTTGAAGGTCATGTCTGGATCTGCATCCTTTTTACGCTAACCTGCGTTGTGAATCAATCCAGGGCAAAAATTAAGTCGTTTGCAGCTGCAAAAAGTTGAAAATAATGGAGCAGATTGCTCGGCTCTGTGATATTCCTCCCAGATTTACTTCACACCCGTCTTTCTCCGTGTCCGTTCTCCTGCAGAAAGGGATGCCCATGAAGCTGCTGATCATGTCGGCCACTCTGCGGGTGGAGGACTTCACAGAAAACCAGAAGCTTTTCCGGACGCCGCCGCCCGTCGTCAAGGTGGACGCTCGGCAGTTCCCGGTCACCGTCCATTTCAACAAACGAACTCCGCTGGAGGACTACACCGGAGAAGCCTTTCAGAAGACCTGCAAAATCCACCGCATGCTGCCTCCGggtatttttaactttattcttTTTACTTTCAGTGTCCGCTGTGATCTGCACAGCCAGTAGTGTGTGTAAAAGGCAATAACTCATGATGGTGTGTGTTCGTGTCGTTTAGGGGGTATCCTGGTGTTCCTGACGGGTCAGGCTGAGGTCCACAGCCTCTGCAGGAGACTCAGGAAAGCTTTCCCGTTTAGGAAGAGCAGCACAGCCGCTGGTGCGTGGTCAGCCTCTCTTCATGAGTAACCACTGATCCTTTTGTTTGTTCCTCTCCtgaattttctgctttttctgttCAGCTGAGGACGAGGAAGCGGACACAGCTGAGGCGATGAGGAAATTCAAGAAGGCCAAACAGAAGAAGACTGTTGTGAGTTTACCTGCAGTAAAAACACGATTTGTTTCCCCTTGAGTCTGCAAACATCTGCCCCACTCAGCCTGACATCCAGGCAATATCATTTATcccagttaatttttttttacaattgccCTATTCATGTGTACACAAAGCTGATATCCTTACCTTTTAAAAGTCTATTTGGTTTCTTTATATAGCTCTAATTCAGAACacttcatctcaaggcactttacaaagtcagctCTGACTATTCAGTCTTTTCGCACATAAATCTCTGctagaaatgtttttagttAAATCCATCACATTATCTAAAATTCTAATTGTTCAAAAATGCTAAAGGATAAGTAAAAAGCCATATATTTCAACTCGTATCACAATATTTACCATTATTGTTGCCATCACAAGATCTTCTGATACCATGCAGCTCTTTTAAGTTGTGCTGGATCTGGACAGATTTTCTTAGAActcaatttttatttatctttcaaCATTTATACAGTGTGGTACATGAATGCTTATTccttttacttttagtttcacagacaaaacaaaaagaaagaaacacaaaggagaaggaaaaggaatcaataaaacaaatagcAGGGTAAAGGAAAAAATATCTAAAGCTAGGGCCCCAGTCGTTGAGCTACCATTATTACTGCATTAACAGGCAAAACAGGCTTCCAACAATTACTGAATAACTATTTAATGATGATGAAATGTTAAAgggcacatttaaaaaacaaataacaaatatgTATTTAAGATTTGTAATTTGTCTGAACAAATATTTGGGTTTTCAGACTTTATTCTATTATCTACAAGTTAACGCTCGAAACctctaaaaaacaaatttatatttattatatttttgtgtttgagtTGCTGTCAGGGACCCTAAAGGGGAATTCATATCAGAAAACGAAGCTTGTCTACAatctggattttctttttttcaactaAAAATGTGATTCTGATTCTGGCTTAGATTCCTAACAaactcatatttttttattatggacAAATCAAAGATATTAAAGATCACAATACAGATTTTACAAGTTGTTGTATACAGGTCTTGAAAGAGAGCTGTTCTAAATTGGTTCAGATACCcgaaaacaacaataacaataacaatagtAGAGGAGCAACCAGAACGTAAAGCTCTGATGGGTAAAAGTTTTGTGCTCAAATGTCCAGAACGTTAAAACTGATGTaaatattcaaaacatttataggTAAAAATGTAGAAATTTTGAATCCATGGTTTCTTCCCATCTGATGTTTTCGGTGAGTTGGTTCTAGAAAAAGTAAACGCTGCCTCTTCTTGTTCTGGAAACGCTGAGCAGTCTCCGATCATCCAGGGGTTTAGATGGTTCTCACCTGACGAGCATCTCTAACATCAGCAGCCTATAGGCCAATAATTTCCTTTTACGAGCTTATCAGACAGGAAGTAAAGAGAATCCCACAAATGATGGACTTTTCATTCAATCTCAGCCTGTCAGGTCTATCCTAGCAGATATTTTAGACCTTTTTTTAACGCTGATTCCAGTCTCTGCCTCGGATCGACCTGGATAACTACTCTGCTCTGCCGATGGACGAGGGGGACGAGGACAGAGAGGCGGGGATCGGAGACGAGGAGGACGGCGGCTCGGACCTCGAGCTCGGCGACGATCCAGCCGACACGGGTAAATTTCTCCTCAGACTGTTTTCAACAGCTCAGCTGGTTTAAGATAAGCTaaaggcaacattttaaaaatacagaattaGTGTGACCCACATTGGATGTGTATATGAAGTCTTTACTCAGAAACGCATTTATTTAGTTCTAGTTTTGAAAAGATTGGTGTAGATTTCAGAGGAGAGAATATGTTTCTGTCTGGTTTATAATATTAAACAAAACAGCCACATCATCTCTTTCTCCTCCTGAGTTTTTAGCTCCGAAAAAGGTTGGAATCCAATTTTTTTATGCTGATTGTTTTAAAAGGAACTGGAATTATCATTAAAAGTAATTTGTCTTATTAACAATTTTAACAGCAAGGCatactgtctttgtttttgttttttcaaaggatggaaaaacctgttttttttttttttgttggcctatatttataaaaaacataaaagcatcAAGTTATTACTGTTCAAAGTTAGTCCTGAGTATAAAACTTTGTGCTTGTTGCTGGGTTTGCTGGCCAGGCGGATCACTGAGGGACAATGAGGGTAATTTATGTGTGGAGATTAATTTAATGCAACTCATTTATGTACAACAAGGATGATTTGGGAGAACTGAAGTCGAGTCTTTTGCTTTAcactttaaaaccacaaaaaaaacaactaaaaaaacgAGTCATAATAAAGTTGAAGTCCTTTGGTTGTTgtaattgtttcattttaaccATGGTTTATCGTAACAAGTTTAATGTAGCTGTTCATAAAAATTGTTAGCTTgtgagaaaaagggaaaaatgttataaacaagtttttgctctttttttaatctttgcagATGATAAGGCAGACCCATCCATTCCTCTCTATGTTCTCCCGCTGTATTCTCTATTGGCCCCTGAGCAGCAAGCTAAGGTGAGACTTACATGCTGTCCTCATTATTGTTGAGAAATTAGTCAATGAAGAGAGAAAGAAGGTAGTGTTGAGATGATAAAAGAAGACCCAGCAGGGACTAAACGTCCTGCAGCCACTCGGTGAGTTAACCGTCCACAGGAGCTACTGGTCCTCTGCTAAACGCCCATCATTCAGTGTCTTTGTGCACAACCATCTCTGTTTGGTTTGGATCCTTCACAAAACAGGACCGGTCCAAACTAGAACCAACAATCAGCTTTGAATAGAGGGtcatcagggctgaccttccctccatccagaacTCGTACAGGTCTAGTCAGGGACAGttcagctaacatctctgcagaccccacacatcctggacacactCTGTTaggacttttaccttcaggtcggcGCTACAGAGCGCTAAAATCAGCCGCtgcagagacagtttcttccccagGGTGTCTCTCTGATGAACCCATAACAGTCAGAGAGCTCCGATTGATAccatgcatatttagtttatgACCAGGCTATGAATGCTCTTACATTTTGAATTGTACTATGGCGTGtaatccggtctgcagagaaggtgattggctgcagtattccatctctccaggacctgtacgcctccagaccttctgcgttacatCAACGCACAGTCTACCGTGTATATagctttctgtatatatatctatatattttgttttgtctgcaccaagtcaaattccttggaagtgcaaacctacttggcaataaacttgattatGATTCTGAACCAAATGGATCATCCCTTGCCAGTATTGAGGTTCCCCAACTCTGCATCCAGGACCCAGAAATGCTGCCAGCCCAACAGACAACCACCACATTCTCACCACACTGCAGTTTAGATGCAAAAACACCTTTTGAAGACCCTTCACACAGCGCCGTGGTGTGATCTCAGGCTCATAGCGGAGTAGTTGTACCGTGGAGAGAGCAACGGGTGTATTTCTTATGGCTGCAGGTGTTCCGGCCTCCTCCACCCTGGCACTCGGCTCTGTGTCGTAGCCACCAACGTGGCGGAGACATCGTTGACCATTCCTGGCATCAAATACGTCGTCGACTGCGGCCGGGTTAAGAAGCGTTACTACGACCGAGTGACGGGGGTGTCATCCTTTAAAGTGACGTGGACCTCGCAGGCCTCGGCCAATCAGAGGGCGGGTCGAGCCGGACGAACGGAGGCGGGACACTGCTACAGGTCAGAAGTGTTAGTTTATAAAGCCGATGATGCTGTGTTTGATTTAGTATCTAACTGTTgttggtgggtttttttttcttcatttttataaTACAGGTTGTATTCCTCGGCGGTTTTTGGTGACTTCAGTCAGTTTTCGGAGGCAGAGATCACTCGCAGGCCTGTAGAGGACCTGGTTTTGCAGATGAAGGATCTCAACATCGAGAAGGTCTGCAAGAggcaaaacaaaatatgttttgaaagaAAAGGGAAACCAGAAAACGTCACCGtttaattttgcattttgcaGGTGGTTAATTTCCCGTTTCCCACGCCTCCCTCTGCTGAGGCTCTGGTGGCTGCAGAGGAGTTACTGGTCTCACTGGGAGCTCTGGAGGAGCCGCCCCGCTCTGGAAGGTAGCTGACTGCCGTGTGTCTTTGAATAACACttgggatttattttatttatttcgtttttattatttcttaaaaCATTTGGAATGCAGTTAATGGCAGGTTTATTTGAAGCCCATTTAAACATCTACTTTTGTAAAAAATTGTGGATTTTAATTTCAGCATGGGGTGGGTAGGAGAGGACAGGTTgccaaaaacaatttaaaattactaaagaaaaattggaaaaatattgaatctaaaatccaaatgttcagttgtttttgtttttaatgtagtttCTCACTTCTAAGGCATCAGATTATGAGATTCTTAGTGTTGCCCATTATTGCTCTAGTTTCTCAGGCTATAAGATTATTTCCCTTTTTCTACAAAGTCCAGCGATCATCGGCAAAAAGTTGGCTTTATCAGATTTCAGcttgaaataatttcttttctaCAATATTTCTCTGAGATTTTCTGTTATATAGTGACTAGCAAAAGTGTCATACTCCTTGAAACTTTTAATGTCTTGTTACATCTACAAACTTCCAGTCTTTCGGAGAATCTTTATCAATTTTACATACAGTACTTGGAGTGAATTTCTTTTTGCTCATTCTTATTTGCTAAGCTTGTATGGAGAGTGTTTGTGAACAACAAATGTAAAATCTTGCGCAAGActttcaattggatttaggttttgactttgactgggccattccaacacatgaaGAGGCTGGAAAGCACTCGCTGccttgtagctctggttgtgtGCTTTGGGTCGTCGTTCTCCTGGCAGGAAAAACTCTGCCTCAGGTTAAAATCTTTTGCAGGTTTCTTTTCCAAGATTATCCTGTTTTAGCCACACCcgtcttcccatcagctctgtgTTTCACCTCGGGCGCAGTGTGTTCAGGCCAACATTGCGGTGTGCATAGCTAGTAGTTGCCCTATCAACAAGTTCTCCTACCTGAGTTGTGTTTCCTCCAGATCCAGATGGATTTCTTGGCTGCTCCTTTGATGCCAGTCCTCTTTTTGTGACATAGTTCAAAGTAGGGCTATGCATTAAAtggatacaaagattaatattgataattaaaaaaaaaaaacgatttaattCTTCCAAtgtcgatatacctcccaacccctagggggcgttattacagagCGGcgttactgttcacagcgaggaagtgcaagtgagacgaatttgcggaacggccgacaggattttagaagcgcctttgACACcaaaaatcagacatttggccatgtttttggtttctgtgatacattaaatgcattgaactaaatgtactttattttcctgttaagatgtcagtgttcaataaattgaacataaatataatatttggctggttttgttgattgatgACTTTGagaattaatttgaaagtaataaatatcgatattggagtcaaatcaaatcaagctgaactgtatcgagaatcgtatcgcatcggctcatcctagatgatacccagtcCTAGTTCAAAGGGTCGCAACACTTCAGCAAAGGACTTTATATCATcatacaaataaagatgattgtgTGATTCTGTGCGTTTTTGCACGCACCCTTGCTAACCACCAGTTTTCCGTTTTAAAAGGATGACAGACTTGCAGCGAGCGAAGCTGAGCTGTCCCATCACGCCGCTGGGCAGAGCCATGGCGGCGTTCCCCGTGGCTCCACGTTACGCAAAGATGTTGGCGCTCGGGAAGCAGCAGGACTGTCTGCCGTACATCATCGCTGTGGTTTCAGCCATGACGGTCAGGGAACTTTTTGAGGACTTTGACAGGTATGCACATTTGGTCTAATCATCGTATTTAAATGTGGTAGAAAACTAGAAGAATGACATCCAGTGTGAGATAAAAAATATTGCAACTGATGTTCAATAGTGCAAGTTATGTTTACTTAACACATTGATATACCTTTATATATGATGCATATAAGTCTTCAGCTGTTTTCACACTTGTTGCTTGGTGTTAAACCGTCGTTTTGACATATTGCCATCTGTCCCCAGACCTGCTCGCAGTGACGACGAGAGCTCGAAGCTTAACCAGCGTCGAGCTCGGCTGGCCCAGATGAGACGTTTGTGGGCGGGGCAGGGAGCTTCACTCCTGCTGGGGGATCTCATGGTCATGCTGGGTGagactagcctcgtgagaccatcctgatctcgcgagttttcaaggtttcactcgcagatcagtctggatactctccgttgaagaaaatttggagccgttcaccaaacgaacgtccaatcagcgttggctttgaggcgggttgaggtgtgacgcaacgggaagcgcgtcagttcagtctaaacaacatggcggcttcagccgatgaaactagcgttagcgtggctatcgagcaagttttatcggaattacagagtatttctttgctgagctaacgagcctttaccagtagcagcaagagtagcttggcttgtggttgtgttttcgtcagagcgacgacgaatctgattggtttatttggcccgtctatcaccaacataggccaatcagctaaccagtattttcgccccttcccaaaattacttcaacggaaggtttccagatggatatgcggagcaaatctatctggcggagtcaggtaagggtGAGACTgctgaagagagaaaaaacatgaaTCTGTCCTAAGGCGTGTAGTTTCTATTTGCTtagtttatattaaaaaaatacaatagcttaaatgtttttatcctTAGTCCACAGGTGCAAATAAGAGCATTTTAGTTAAACTAGCAGCGAAACATCACCTCTAGCATTTTTGTTCAGCATGGCTGTGTTTGCTACCCTGGACCTACTGTACATTTTCATATGGTTCGAGCCAAATAGTTGAACCTGGTGTTTAAACTTATTCCCACTTTAAGAATGTCTTTCCCTGCCTCATTAAcctaaatgaattaaaataaactctGCTGAGTCTTGTTGGTATATAAAAATGTTCCTggtgcatcatcatcatcggtgataaattaaatatgtaGCGACGTTCGCATTGTCaagctaattttttttcttttcaccagGTCAGCTTGAATTCAGCTACTGTTTGATCATTAATTTAACTTGCTTAAAGTTAGAATTTCCCTGAGGGATTTGGTGTTTTAATATCTATAAGTCAATATAGTTTTCTTCTCCGTCTGCTGATTAAATTTGTTGGCAAACTGTACAAACTAGCAGCTGTgtgcaaacaacaaatcaacCGAGAACAGTTTAAATAGCTCAATACAACTAATATCACAAGTGGTTTctacaaattaaatgcaaaatccATTTTTATGGACTTCTGCAGTGAATAAAATAGTTATTATTGAACTCCTTCAAGACAAACATCTTTAGTACTTCACAGCAGCAAATGTCATTCTTATCCAGATGCCACGTTTTGGCTCCAGTCTGGGGAAATCTCCACCCAATTTCTCATCTGCAAAGGCCTCCGGGTCTCTAATATACTTTGGGTTGCCTGCTGCAGCTgccctttttttaatctaaccagaggtttttaataaagtttagGTCAGGTGACTATAGCGGCCACTTTAATATCTTTTAGGGCTTCTTCTGAAACCGAAACTTAAAGAAAGGCTCGGGTCCGTTGTCATAAGGCCTAACCTACAGTTTCTTACTGGGAAGGCTGACATTTTCTCCCAGGATTTACTGAAACCATCTCGCCCTCGATGTGCCGCAGGTTTCCTGTGGCGGCGGGAGCAAAGCAGTCCCAAAGCATAACTGAGCCATtgccatgttttattgttatcagCGTACGCTTCGTTCTTCATCCTCCAGACATACCTCTACATCTATAAGGCGGAAAAATTCCCATTTAGATTTATTGGTCAACGCAGCTGAGTCCCAAAACCCACTTATTTATATAGTTGTGGGCAACTTAAAGCAGTCCTAAGTCTCCAAGTCAGTATTGGTGTACGTCTTGGTTCTTCAGGCCTGGAGCCTTTCAGTTTTCCATGTCCCTAACTTTGGAAACTGAAACCTCAGTAGCTGCTCCCACCAGGTCTTGCTGCAGTTTTCTTGCACACAGTTGAGGGTTTTTGACGCCTGTTCCACATGAATATGAACACTGCTCTCTTTATTTGGCCACAGAAACATAGCATGATGTCTTAATTCAGTTCTGTATGCGCGGGACTGCAGGGGCTGTCGGTGCTTGTGAGTTTGCCGGCTGCACTCCCAAGTTCTGTGAGGAAAACGGACTGAGAAACAAAGCTATGGTGGAGATCCGGAGGCTCCGGAGTCAACTTACCAATGCAGGTGCACAAAATGCCCACACACCCACTAAATAACCTAAACCATGTGGCAGAAACTGAAACGGAAATCCTTGGTGGTCCCTCTTCTAGTGAACGCAGTGTGTCCGGAGGTGGGAGTGTTTGTAGATCCTAAGATGGCTCCGCCAACAGAGCATCAGGTGCTTTGCCTGCGGCAGATTGTTCTGGCCGGACTGGGAGACCACCTGGCGAGACGCGTCCAAGCAGAAGACATGCTGGACCCAAAGTGGAAGAACGCATACAAGGTGAGCAGATCCCAAGGGATGGGTTGTGATGGAGGGGAGcgtgttttagtttttcattctcttcattttgtctgtttgtctgttatttatttttttcctgccccCTCGCAGACTACTCTGATGGACGACCCGGTGTTCATTCATCCAAATTCTGCTTTGTTTAAAACGTTGCCGGAGTTTGTGGTCTACCAGGAGATCATGGAGACTTCCAAAATGTACATGAGAGGTATGGAAACGCCACAGGGCTGATTTTGAAACATCTGGAATAAGTTTCAGACGTTTTACAGCCTCTgacaaagtttattttcttgACAAGATCTTAAgtgtggaaaaatatttatagttaggcccgagcagcgaagcgctgcgaaggcctattgtttctgtgttgtttcttattaggcccgagcagctaagcgctgcgaaggcctattgtatctgtgttgtttcttattattattattctgcccccctaaagaggggcctttttgggggccttaccattttcaaaaactcaccaaacttggcggatgcaagaagactgtttaaaaattttggattttaaggtcgtcacaaaaatcaaaagaaaaatgcctcaacggcgccacctacaaattttcaaaggaccctttgctattcacttacttcatcgtagagtaatgaaattttgtacagttgtagatctaagcaagacgctcagaatttacaattaacgtcatagtgcaaatatcacaggaagtcagccattttagattgaaagtcgtaatttgacctcatttttgacgtttacagcattggtatttgatcaaactcgtcctagggatttcgagcgagcggcttaaaactccgtcagtctgatcataaggcatggccaattaaaagttatcaaaacggtgagtttttgagcattttgaaggggcgttagcaggggtcaaagttcacctactcgccacaaaacataaaactgttatatctcccacacagaaacacacagaggcaccaaactttctgtgattgttcatcatcgggtcttctacaatatccaatggtcaaatgatgacatcacttaggccacgccccctgacaacaggaaaaactgttatatctcctacacagaaacacacagaggcaccaaactttctgtgattgatcatcatcgggtcttctacaatatccaatggtcaaatgatgacgtcacttaggccacgccccctgacaacaggaaaaactgctatatctcctacacagaaacacacagaggcaccaaactttctgtgattgatcatcatcaggtcttctacaatatccaatggtcaaatgatgacatcacttaggccacgccccctgaaaacaggaaaaactgttatatctcctacacagaaacacacagaggcaccaaactttctgtgattgatcatcatcgggtcttctacaatatccaatggtcaaatgatgacatcacttaggccacgccccctgacaacaggaaaaactgctatatctcctacacagaaacacacagaggcaccaaactttctgattgatcatcatcgggtcttctacaatatccaatggtcaaatgatgacatcacttagaccatgccccctgacaacaggaagtgtcatgttttattgttagcagtcgctatgttacccctctgagctaatcaacatgaacgaGATCCTGGCGGGCGGCcagcggtgcgcaaatcccagcggtggccaaggccggagcggcgcttggctgcgagggccgctcgatgccgcttgcggctttaattaggcccgagcagcgaagcgctgcgaaggcctattgtttctgtgttgtttcttattattattaggcccgagcagcgaagcgctgcgaaggcctattgtttctgtgttgtttcttattattattattattattattattattatttttattctgcccccctaaagaggggcctttttgggggctttatcatattcaaaaactcaccaaactttgcagatgcatggtgactgtttaaaaattttgtattttaaggtcgtcacaaaaatctaaagaaaaatgcctcaacggcgccacctagaaattttcaaaggaccctttgctattcacttacttcatcgtagagtaatgaaattttgtacagttgtagatctaagcaagacgctcagaatttacaattaacgtcatagtgcaaatatcacaggaagtcggccattttagattgaaggtcgtaattttacctcatttttgacgtttacagcattggtatttgatcgaactcgtcctagggatttcgagcgagcggcttgaaactcggtcagtctgatcataaggcatggccaattaaaagttatcaaaacggtgagtttttgagcatgttgaaggggcgttagcaggggtcaaagttcacctactcgccacaaaacagaaaactgttatatctcctacacagaaacacacagaggcaccaaactttctgtgattgatcatcatcgggtcttctacagtatccaatggtcaaatgatgacatcacttaggccacgccccctgacaacaggaaaaactgttttatctcctacacagaaacacagagaggcaccaaactttctgtgattgatcatcatcgggtcttctacaatatccaatagtcaaatgatgacatcacttaggccacgccccctgacaacaggaaaaactgttatatctcctacacagaaacacacagaggcaccaaactttctgtgattgatcatcatcgggtcttctacaatatccaatggtcaaatgatgacatcacttaggccacgccccctgacaacaggaaaaactgctatatctcctacacaaaaacacacagaggcaccaaactttctgtgattgatcatcatcgggtcttctacaatatccaatggtcaaat of the Fundulus heteroclitus isolate FHET01 chromosome 12, MU-UCD_Fhet_4.1, whole genome shotgun sequence genome contains:
- the dhx37 gene encoding LOW QUALITY PROTEIN: probable ATP-dependent RNA helicase DHX37 (The sequence of the model RefSeq protein was modified relative to this genomic sequence to represent the inferred CDS: deleted 1 base in 1 codon), with amino-acid sequence MGKLRKKHNWKGRQKSEPQQPAKEEKTAVVVELHDGDRMKGVDDSNALVLPASRSKQKKKEGGLKRPASSKRPLTKKQRKELQKVLERKEKKAQRADVLTKLAEVQLPESELKLLFTTSKLGTGDKLYQSKQSSDEVKDGESGPKISSVSGANRKRKWEEEEEEEEDEEQSKEESSEEDTSSEEEEEEDNATETGGLKEAAETKQEVKLEQNVAGPDEQKEAIPARKTAQSKQLSEPAVFIPVDRSAEVQEARLKLPVLGEEQVIMEAVRENPCVVICGETGSGKTTQVPQFLYEAGYARDNRIIGITEPRRVAAVSMSHRVAKEMNLPRQVVSYQIRYEGNVTSDTKIKFMTDGVLLKEIQKDFLLQRYSVIIIDEAHERSVYTDILIGLLSRIVPLRNKKGMPMKLLIMSATLRVEDFTENQKLFRTPPPVVKVDARQFPVTVHFNKRTPLEDYTGEAFQKTCKIHRMLPPGGILVFLTGQAEVHSLCRRLRKAFPFRKSSTAAAEDEEADTAEAMRKFKKAKQKKTVSLPRIDLDNYSALPMDEGDEDREAGIGDEEDGGSDLELGDDPADTDDKADPSIPLYVLPLYSLLAPEQQAKVFRPPPPGTRLCVVATNVAETSLTIPGIKYVVDCGRVKKRYYDRVTGVSSFKVTWTSQASANQRAGRAGRTEAGHCYRLYSSAVFGDFSQFSEAEITRRPVEDLVLQMKDLNIEKVVNFPFPTPPSAEALVAAEELLVSLGALEEPPRSGRMTDLQRAKLSCPITPLGRAMAAFPVAPRYAKMLALGKQQDCLPYIIAVVSAMTVRELFEDFDRPARSDDESSKLNQRRARLAQMRRLWAGQGASLLLGDLMVMLGAVGACEFAGCTPKFCEENGLRNKAMVEIRRLRSQLTNAVNAVCPEVGVFVDPKMAPPTEHQVLCLRQIVLAGLGDHLARRVQAEDMLDPKWKNAYKTTLMDDPVFIHPNSALFKTLPEFVVYQEIMETSKMYMRGVSAVEAEWIPQLLPQYCHFGPALDSPMPWFCSSTGTIRCHRSSTFFRVAWQLPAVEKEYPEGLERFRLFARFFLEGQVCPKLQKNSRHLLSNPSIMMKTWAKLQPRTEALLGPLVSRRVDCRDALHSIWKTEEKFLLSAYCQWLPEAMHQEVSKLWPPV